From a region of the Malania oleifera isolate guangnan ecotype guangnan chromosome 12, ASM2987363v1, whole genome shotgun sequence genome:
- the LOC131144486 gene encoding ervatamin-B-like: MSEISRSIAVLLSLGFWAFCRAQSRPLPEAAAFMQERHQLWMRRHGRVYTDSAEGEMRFKIFRDNVGFIEAFNRDGSWGYKLGVNEFADQTNEEFQASRNGYKMLSRLGTTSFRHENVSAVPLGVDWREKGVVTPVKDQGQCGSCWAFSAVAAMEGINQLTTGKLISLSEQELLDCDTSGEDKGCNGGYMDNAFEFILHNQGLTTESNYPYEGVEGTCNAKKAASRTAMISGYEDVPTNDENALVKAVAKQPVSVAIDAGGHAIQFYSSGVFTGRCGTKLNHAVTVVGYGKSDDGTKYWLVKNSWGYGWGEDGYIRMQRDVNAKKGLCGIAMDASYPIA; the protein is encoded by the exons atgtctgagatttcacgctctattg CTGTCTTGTTaagtttggggttttgggctttTTGCAGAGCGCAGTCTCGCCCTCTGCCTGAGGCTGCTGCTTTCATGCAGGAGAGGCATCAGCTGTGGATGAGAAGACATGGAAGAGTGTACACGGACAGCGCAGAGGGAGAGATGCGTTTTAAGATATTCAGAGATAACGTGGGGTTCATAGAAGCTTTTAATAGGGATGGGAGTTGGGGATACAAGCTGGGGGTGAATGAGTTTGCAGACCAAACTAATGAGGAATTCCAGGCATCCCGTAATGGGTATAAGATGTTGTCTCGGTTAGGAACGACGTCATTTAGGCATGAAAATGTTAGTGCAGTTCCACTGGGTGTGGACTGGAGGGAGAAAGGAGTTGTTACCCCAGTCAAGGATCAAGGCCAATGTG GAAGCTGCTGGGCATTTTCTGCAGTGGCAGCAATGGAAGGGATAAACCAACTTACAACTGGTAAATTAATCTCACTGTCCGAGCAAGAACTCCTGGACTGTGACACCAGCGGCGAAGACAAAGGTTGCAATGGTGGTTACATGGACAATGCATTTGAATTTATATTGCACAACCAAGGCCTGACCACTGAATCAAATTACCCCTACGAGGGAGTGGAAGGAACATGCAACGCGAAGAAGGCAGCCTCCCGCACTGCGATGATCAGCGGCTATGAAGACGTGCCCACCAACGATGAGAACGCACTAGTGAAGGCAGTGGCCAAACAACCAGTGTCCGTCGCCATTGATGCCGGCGGACATGCCATCCAGTTTTACTCAAGCGGCGTGTTCACAGGTCGCTGTGGAACCAAATTGAACCATGCAGTGACTGTAGTTGGATATGGAAAAAGTGATGATGGTACAAAATATTGGTTGGTGAAGAATTCTTGGGGCTACGGATGGGGTGAGGATGGCTATATAAGAATGCAAAGAGATGTTAATGCCAAAAAGGGCCTTTGTGGCATTGCTATGGATGCCTCTTATCCCATTGCTTGA